GTATTTTAATTgtgttatttctgtaattaaTGATTTTCATCCAGAAAAATATTTCTGAAACAAGTTTTACCAAACGCCACAACCACAGTTTTTCCGTTCTGAAACCATTCCAGAaatagattcaccaaacaccattttttcgtttaaaaatggcgttttgatacagaaactgaaattttcgtttttaacacgaaacgtcgtttctggaacagaaacgttaccaaacgcagccttagtgaaatgttcttgttctttaATAAGTTtggactggtcaaatgattttatttttacatgagaattTTTATATTGATAGAGTACAAAACCAACTTTTCAATAAGTCTAAGATTGCTTAAACTTgggttgtaatgacaaagttatattCCACTCatacttattttaaagtgcgcgaatgctgttaaaatctcctaaatgaaaataattttatggacatcaaaacaaaaaattattttataggaattttgttttttagcaatgttttaccatgataagattgtgaaattttcaaaattgagaaaaatcccagcattgaaagttgaaaatcacccctacaacaaaaaatctagtttttgttatTGGACTAGGGGTTGaccttttatccttttggaatttaatttttaaactatttttattgttttcaaatagggggtatttgcttatttatgaataatatatcaAGTAaataaaacatttacttaaatgatatttgatatAAATAAGTATTGCGCCTTGCAGTAAGGTGCCAATGCAATAAAGCGATAGTCGCCCATAGCCCCAAACCCCAACTAGGCCGCCTGGACGCTTAGTTGTTGCCTTGGAATGCCTTTACAACTATGGTTATTGTAAGGTAGATGAGTTTACTAACCAATCTCCTATATTTATGCTTGTCTGTGTACTCCTTGTCTTCACAAATATCAAGTTTCTTATGAGGATCTATGggagtatcaacaagtttgtAACCCAACATACCAATTTCCGACAAAAGGTGAAGAACATATATCCTTTGAGTTAGACTAACACCTTTCTTGCTGTGAACAACCTTACGACAAAAACAACcgtaaccttatcccaactgaatggggctggctacatggatccaatgctggaaaaaagaaagtaaagaagTATAAAAGATAAGTTAAAAAGAGAAAGCACCGGGATAAGTTGAGAGGGTATCGCAGAAAAAAGATACgcatcatgggaacatcctTTATAGGGGGTCAGCAACACGGGTTCTTGTCCTTCACAAAACTAGAAAATTTCAGAGAGCACCCAAGTCCATCTAAGAGAGTTGTTGTAAGTAGGCTTTGACACCTTCAAATCCAGATAAATCATTGTCAGAGATGATAATATCATCAATGTAAACAACCAATACTATCACCTTGGAGCTGTGGCTATGAACAATCACAAAGTGATTAGAGAAGCACTGTGTGAACCCCCGTAACTAGTAATAATTTTTCTGACTTTATCAAACCAAACTCTTAGTGACTACTTGATGCAGAGAAGGAGCTGAAAGTATATATCCACAAGAAGAAAGGGCCAACAACGCTTGCAGACCCAGCAGGCTAGCTTGGCTAGACCTTCTGGGGTTGGTTCGGTATTATTTAGATTACTAAGTCTTATTTTTAATTAAGTACTGTTTGGATATTTGTTCTTAGTCTTAAGTCAGTTCTTAGTTCAGTCACAAGTCTCTAATTAGAATAGAAGTGGGTTTCCTATTCAGATTAGGACTTGAAATTACTGCTTTTATTTGAAGCCTTTGTAAGAGCCAAGAGCTCCCATGATTTGATGAATAAAGAAATCTTATTTGCTCCGCATATCTGAGGGACTTAGTGGGGCGAGAAACCATTACAGACAGAGGGAATCTGGTTGGGATTGGAGGGTGGGAAACCTGGGTTTTTCTTCACAGACCAGGTACTGTTCTTATACttgatttgattgattgttCCTCTGTTTTTTGTGGGGTTATTCCGCACCATTACTGATCGTATTATTGTCCTGAATTGATTTGTTAAAAGTCTATTCTGAGATCTACAAGTACTTGTGGCTCCCCTGTTTTGGCCTATTTTCCAACCCCTTTTTGTGAGCTGGCCTCACCCTGATCTGTCCATTAGATCTGGGTGATATTTTGGTGTTaagtgcccccccccccctttaaaGAGGGACTCAACTGAATGTGATTGGTTTCTGAACTCTCCAACAGCTGCTGCTAAAAAACCCCTATTCTGAGTTTTTGAGTTCAGATTTGatatttttctgaaattatTTTCAATCCAGCCATCTGATTGCTTCCATATTTTGGGGCTGTCTTGAACTATTAAAGGGGAGATTcgattcaaatttctgcccatTCTATTGGttggatttggttcaatttgttttctccaCTATTTTCCAGGTTAAATATCGGCGTAGGGTTATTTGGGATTCTGTCCAGGAGTTTTCTATCGGACAGATCAGGGTGATATTTTGGTGTtaagttccccccccccccccaccttaaAGAGGGACTCAACTGAATGTGATTGCTTTCTGAGCTCTCCAACTGCTGCTGCTAAAAAACTGAGTTTTTGAGTTCAGATTTGATATTTTTCTGGGATTATTTTCAATCCAGCCATCTGATTGCTTCCATATTTTGGGGCTGTCTTGAACTATTAAAGGGgagatttgattcaaatttctgcccatTCTATTGGTTGGATTTGGTTCAATTGGTTTTCTCCACTATTTTCCGGGTTGAATATCTGCGTAGGGTTATTTGGGATTCTTTCCAGGAGTTTTCTATCTACCTAAGGACTATTTTATTAATTTGTGAGCTACATAGTAGCAATAACTTTCTATTCTTGCGACTCTTGTAACCCGTTCTTCATGTTTTATAAATACAAGAGGAGGGCTACTACAGCCCATCAATTTTGGCCCTCATTTTATTATTGTCTCTTCAGTGGAGCGGCAGCCTTGTGGTGAATAAAGTGAAACCAAGGTGGTGAAACCTTAGAATAGCTGTGGTGAAGGTGAAGAGTCATCATATCTTCTTCCTATTCTatctttttgctttttgttttctCAAGTTCCAGCAGCAGGACCACCAGAACTTGTTTGGGTTACTTCCATGAATCTGTCTGACCAGGTTGGTGGAACGCATCAGTTTAATGAGGAAAGAGATGGATCAAATCCCACTCAACCAATAAGTTTGCCAGTAACAGTAAATAAGAACagaaatgagaaaaggaaaggaagaaacGGGGGatgaaaaataatgaaagaaggtGATGAAGAGTAACAAGTTTTGAATCAATCCTATTCAATCCCATATAGAATTTAAAACAAACTCTAAATCATTTCTATTGGTTGCTAAACAGGAAataagaataaataataaatgacAAATTAGTCCTTATATCATCCTACTTGTAACTGCATCACCCTCATATGAACTGATGGATAATTACTGTAAGCCCCTAACACAAACTTATTTGTAAGAAAACCCCTTGCTGTACCCAATATACCACAGTAACTTTAACAATGTCCTTGTTCCATGGGTTGCAACTGAAAGACTCTCTCCAACTTGCACCGGAaagtatttcttttttcatgtgTAAGACACTAAACTGAACGTTCTGATCGGAGATGCGTTAGACATTCTGAACACCATGGTTTACATAGAGTAATAAAAACACAGATGAGTTTATATACAAATGGGAAGCGAAAATGTGAAGAGccaatttgttttcttttgaacATGGTTAACAATATTATAGGTCTACATGATTCAATTTTTCCTGTTGTTGTGTAGGAACATCTCTTCACCAGATGCAAGGACAGACAAAGCTACAACTCCCCGTCAGAGTTCAGCTGTAtgttttcatttcatttgtttCTGTCTTTGTATTTATAGGAATTCTTAATTACATATCCTCACTGTAAAGTGCAGTCTCCTACGGTCCATGTTGGTGGAATATATCTTAAGATTCAACAGGCCAAGAAAAATGCAGTGGCACAGGCACAACAAGACGGATGCACTGGGAATTTCAGAAGCTTTGATTCTCCATTTGGGAACTTTCTTGTGCCTGTAATTCCTACTCTTGCAGACTTGACAGGTTAAACTCCATTTCTTTTGTTACTTTTCACTTGAAAGTGAAGTTTGATCTGGGACTAATGCATGACTTTGACATGGGTGATGATTGTACTATTGTTTCTATGAACACTAATTTTGTACTTCTATATCTGTAATTGTTAGGACAGTCTGATATTCTCTTTCTGTGCAACACATTTGAAATCATTTTGCCGAAATTGGATGCTTAATTTGTCTTGGGAATAATCTCTTGAGAAAGGGAGGCTTTGGAAACATATCAAAGGTAACAAACAGATGAAGTTGGAGTTTATTTGTGTATTTTGACTGCTTATTTTGTAGGTAAGTAGGGATAAAGCTCATGGCTTGGAGGATGCAAAGAGAATTGTGCAAATCTGATTATAGGAATGGGACTAGGGACCTGGTACGATGCTTTGGATACAGCCTTTTCATGTGATCAACAAGCTCTCTGAAAGACTTGATACCAAAGTAAAACTGGTAGTGAATGCAAATTGCAGCTAACTTGGACAAGCATGATACATATGAACCCTAGCTAGGAAAGCCAAGCAGAGGTTCTCCCCTTGTCCCCCAAATGAGCATTGAGTGAGGTGGGTATGTTCCTTACATTTTCAATGGTTCAGAATCTTCCAACTGTTCACCACCCCCCTTTGGCTTTTTGCCACTAGTATTTGTTTAATTTGTATTAAGTTATTAACTCATGATGGAATCAGATAAGACTCAAGTTTTGACACTGAAGTGGGATAGGGATAGGAAAGGCTTATAATTCATTAAAATTGAGCCCCACTTGACTTGCCTGATGGCAGATAAGTATGGTAGAACAAAATTGCAGTGCACCCTAGCTTTTTCTAACCAAAAAGAACCATACATAAGCATCCAAGAGACGTTTCCGGTCTTAAAATTTATAGGAATCTGAGACCACTGCTTCAGTGGGAACTGAGGGTTTCCTCaagtcattttcttttgaacCTGCTTTATAGATGGCCATATCTTCTTGAATTTTGTTGCAGTAAGCTACATTATTACGTAATGTAACATCCTTCTTGATGCAGATTGAAAGTGATCTCTTTGTCATGTTATTTATGAATTCAATTTATATGAAACACGCTATCAAATGTAGTGACCAGATTAGCTTTGGGTCTCAACCTCTGGTCCTATATATTATGTTTCTTGTTGAATTAATTGACCTGTGGAAGAAGAGACATATTGTGGTAATGAAAAGAGTAAGAAatccaatttctttctttctgttagAGAGTTCAACTGTGATGCATTTGGATTAAAGTTCACTTATTTCAGCTAGAGTTGAAATGTAAGTCTTGTTGCTCTGttctcattttttgttgttttgattGCAAACTGACCACAtttagaaaaggagagagagagagagagagagagagagagagagagagagggagaggagagagaggggggggggggttgtcaTGTCTTATGAGTTATGACTATGAGCACATAGTTCTGAATCTTTTTAATTTCTGGAGATCCAGAATAGATTAGCAGTGAACTCAGTGGGGTTAGATACAGTAGCTCACATGGTCTGGCTCTATTGAAAACCATATCTTTTGAATGGTAGCTGTTTGATTTGCTTCAAAGGCAATTAGGCCAAA
This genomic stretch from Macadamia integrifolia cultivar HAES 741 chromosome 2, SCU_Mint_v3, whole genome shotgun sequence harbors:
- the LOC122072208 gene encoding uncharacterized protein LOC122072208 isoform X1, which gives rise to MAPKRKKRRTDQEQPRNGGHLQFRREERRRCRPCSSSFIRFLFISFRNISSPDARTDKATTPRQSSASPTVHVGGIYLKIQQAKKNAVAQAQQDGCTGNFRSFDSPFGNFLVPVIPTLADLTGIKLMAWRMQRELCKSDYRNGTRDLVRCFGYSLFM
- the LOC122072208 gene encoding uncharacterized protein LOC122072208 isoform X2; translation: MAPKRKKRRTDQEQPRNGGHLQFRRNISSPDARTDKATTPRQSSASPTVHVGGIYLKIQQAKKNAVAQAQQDGCTGNFRSFDSPFGNFLVPVIPTLADLTGIKLMAWRMQRELCKSDYRNGTRDLVRCFGYSLFM
- the LOC122072208 gene encoding uncharacterized protein LOC122072208 isoform X4, giving the protein MAPKRKKRRTDQEQPRNGGHLQFRREERRRCRPCSSSFIRFLFISFRNISSPDARTDKATTPRQSSASPTVHVGGIYLKIQQAKKNAVAQAQQDGCTGNFRSFDSPFGNFLVPVIPTLADLTV
- the LOC122072208 gene encoding uncharacterized protein LOC122072208 isoform X3 — its product is MAPKRKKRRTDQEQPRNGGHLQFRREERRRCRPCSSSFIRFLFISFRNISSPDARTDKATTPRQSSASPTVHVGGIYLKIQQAKKNAVAQAQQDGCTGNFRSFDSPFGNFLVPVIPTLADLTGK